In a genomic window of Phaeodactylum tricornutum CCAP 1055/1 chromosome 6, whole genome shotgun sequence:
- the TRD4 gene encoding TRD4 (contains a signal peptide, contains a tryptophan rich domain (TRD)), producing the protein PVAQHHNRDRVYSLYAVALIFAVPALGGFNFGFDIGATSYAIVQMQSPVLSGVSWFHTVLSSPILRGTILSSGSAGALIGSSLAFAIGDKIGRRRELQLGSLLYLLGALLEVWTAQSSSWGAVLGITVLILGRVVYGIGIGISMHAAPTYIAEMGPSSIRGLLVSLKEASIVLGILTGYMIGYACSKHTGGWAWIYASSTMFSMLMLILSTRIPRSCRWLMLNNMEDEALESLQFVFTEEQAQVEFSNMKQSHEEACALLSDEEEEKTVWHRSYRAPLIAGVGLVVLQQITGQPSVLSYATPIFRDAGLSDSAPVLLALFKLLATLSAAVTVEKYGRKMLLYTGCSLMLIGLTILSFSLDGGTYIAKVAVLVAMFVYIGGYQVGFGPITWLLTSELYPLSIRGQAVAIAVQMNFLLNTAVQFGVPLLQEVIGLSFTFALFGILTAYSIFFVATRVPETKGLSLEEIE; encoded by the exons CCTGTTGCACAGCATCATAATCGTGACAGAGTATACTCACTGTATGCCGTAGCTCTAATTTTTGCCGTCCCGGCACTGGGCGGTTTTAATTTTGGTTTTGACATTGGCGCTACGTCGTACGCCATCGTCCAAATGCAGTCTCCTGTCTTGTCTGGAGTGTCATGGTTTCATACTGTTTTATCTTCGCCAATATTACGCGGTACTATTCTGTCATCGGGATCGGCAGGTGCTTTGATTGGTAGTTCACTGGCGTTTGCGATCGGTGACAAGATTGGGCGAAGACGGGAATTGCAGCTGGGATCTTTACTGTATCTCCTCGGAGCATTGCTAGAAGTCTGGACGGCCCAATCGAGCAGCTGGGGAGCAGTACTTGGTATTACTGTTTTGATTTTAGGAAGAGTCGTTTACGGAATCGGCATCGGCATATCGATGCATGCGGCGCCGACATATATTGCCGAAATGGGTCCTTCCAGTATTCGAGGTTTGTTGGTATCGCTCAAGGAAGCATCGATTGTTCTAGGTATTCTCACCGGATACATGATTGGATACGCGTGCTCGAAACATACTGGAGGATGGGCGTGGATTTATGCATCGAGTACTATGTTTTCGATGCTTATGCTGATATTGTCAACCAGGATTCCGAGAAGCTGTCGATGGCTCATGCTGAACAATATGGAAGACGAAGCGCTCGAATCACTGCAATTTGTGTTCACAGAGGAGCAAGCTCAGGTAGAATTTTCCAACATGAAACAATCACACGAGGAAGCGTGTGCGTTGCTAAGcgatgaagaggaagaaaagaccGTCTGGCATCGGTCATACCGAGCGCCGCTCATTGCGGGCGTTGGACTTGTCGTACTCCAACAAATTACCGGACAACCGTCTGTCTTGTCCTACGCCACTCCAATTTTCCGAGATGCGGGATTATCGGACTCTGCACCCGTACTTCTCGCACTTTTCAAGTTGCTGGCGACTCTGTCGGCAGCTGTCACAGTCGAAAAATACGGAAGGAAAATGCTGTTGTATACAGGCTGTTCCCTAATGCTCATTGGGCTAACTattctttccttttctctGGATGGTGGTACCTATATTGCCAAAGTGGCTGTCTTAGTGGCCATGTTCGTCTATATCGGTGGTTATCAAGTGGGTTTTGGTCCCATCACGTGGCTCCTTACCAGCGAACTATATCCTTTGAGCATCCGAGGCCAAGCAGTAGCTATTGCTGTACAAATGAACTTTTTGCTTAACACTGCAGTCCAGTTTGGAGTTCCGCTGTTGCAAGAAGTCATTGGATTGAGCTTCACGTTTGCATTATTTGGTATACTTACAGCGTACAG CATCTTTTTTGTTGCAACTCGTGTACCAGAAACAAAAGGTTTGTCCTTGGAGGAAATTGAG